One region of Oncorhynchus nerka isolate Pitt River linkage group LG22, Oner_Uvic_2.0, whole genome shotgun sequence genomic DNA includes:
- the LOC115105167 gene encoding phosphatidate phosphatase LPIN2-like isoform X3: MNYVGQLAGQVLVTVKELYKGINQATLSGCIDVVVVRQPDGTFHCSPFHVRFGKLGVLRSKEKVIDIEINGEPVELHMKLGDNGEAFFVQETEQHNEIVPAHLVTSPIPTEEALWRGRESRAGGSGLEVVLQPPQGCSEDPASSSATLLPPSTTAGKKKKRRRRKHKADPRKEEQQTPTACGEEVCELSSDDEHGGTHNNSRASSFSTVKDTVENRQHPTLHSLDRYPFSDGDWSTGSSLSRSSRSLSEPMSPKSDSELMVKSSESMLRAESHMQWSWGEFPESTRVCKKERSELTKTVTITPSESTHFRVIFSSEAMGVEAGGIHNTLDPLCGPAIVKPEPRTPKQSALHSSKHHPPDSLSETHCPPQPEPCPLKLELGALTADPYPTPLLPKPERRARWTSTPPSVLGSSRRDSGSAACGASRMAGDLGPIGSKTDSPSKRRGVRKRSQHQGPEDIYLDDLNAMEPDIVARYLGPKSESEAVPKHWVEVGRRDGSQSPQSVGSAAADSGTDCLSDSAGDLPDVTLSLCGGVGENSEISKEKFMEHIITYHEFAENPAIIDNPNLVVRISNRYYNWTLAAPLILSMQAFQKNLPKATEEAWVKEKMPKKSGRWWFWRKSSVKQSSEAKLDRQESLSETHRDTESPVLDQQSPAVPQQKAAADSSSDEESKELNALAPTERVQTEISAPTGSHSYKKSLRLSSDQIVSLKLREGPNDVTFSITTQYQGTCRCEGTIYLWNWDDKVIISDIDGTITKSDVFGQILPQLGKDWTHQGIAKLYHSVHENGYKFLYCSARAIGMADMTRGYLHWVNDRGTILPQGPLMLSPSSLFSAFHREVIEKKPEKFKIECLTDIKNLFYPNTHPFYAAFGNRTNDVFAYKQVGVPVCRIFTVNPKGELILEQSKGNKTS; the protein is encoded by the exons ATGAACTACGTGGGCCAGCTGGCAGGCCAGGTGCTGGTGACTGTGAAGGAGCTGTATAAGGGCATCAACCAGGCCACGCTTTCCGGCTGCATTGACGTGGTGGTGGTCAGACAGCCTGACGGGACTTTCCACTGCTCCCCCTTCCATGTACGCTTCGGGAAACTTGGCGTGCTGCGCTCCAAGGAGAAAGTG ATTGACATTGAGATCAATGGAGAACCAGTGGAGCTGCACATGAAGCTGGGGGACAACGGAGAGGCCTTCTTTGTTCAGGAAACGGAGCAGCATAAt GAGATCGTCCCTGCCCACCTTGTGACTTCGCCCATCCCGACAGAGGAGGCTCTGTGGAGGGGCAGAGAGTCTAGAGCTGGAGGGTCGGGTCTGGAGGTTGTGCTGCAGCCCCCTCAGGGGTGCTCAGAGGACCCAGCCTCCTCCTCTGCCACCCTCCTCCCCCCCAGCACCACAGCAGGGAAAAAGAAGAAGAGACGCAGGAGGAAGCACAAAGCAGATCCCCGGAAGGAGGAGCAACAGACCCCTACTGCTTGTGGGGAGGAGGTCTGTGAGCTGAGCTCAGACGATGAGCACGGTGGcacacacaacaacagcag GGCCTCTTCGTTCTCTACAGTGAAGGATACAGTGGAAAACAGGCAGCACCCCACCCTCCACTCTCTGGACAGATATCCTTTCTCTGATGGAGACTGGTCTACCGGCAGCAGCCTCAG CAGATCCTCAAGATCCCTGTCCGAGCCCATGTCTCCAAAGAGCGACTCTGAGCTGATGGTGAAGTCATCAGAGAGCATGCTCAGAGCAGAGTCACACATGCAGTGGTCCTGGGGAGAGTTCCCAGAATCGACCAGG GTCTGTAAGAAAGAGCGCTCGGAGCTGACTAAGACGGTAACTATAACTCCATCAGAGAGCACCCACTTCAGGGTCATCTTCAGCTCTGAGGCCATGGGGGTGGAGGCAGGGGGCATCCACAACACTCTGGACCCTTTGTGTGGACCTGCCATCGTCAAACCAGAACCCCGGACTCCCAAACAAAGTGCCCTCCATAGCTCCAAACACCACCCACCCGACTCTCTATCTGAAACCCATTGTCCCCCCCAACCTGAACCGTGTCCCCTCAAACTAGAGCTAGGTGCTCTCACAGCAGATCCCTATCCCACCCCCCTTCTGCCCAAGCCTGAGCGTAGGGCTCGTTGGACCTCCACTCCCCCCAGTGTGCTTGGTTCCAGCCGGAGGGACAGTGGCTCTGCTGCCTGTGGGGCCAGCCGCATGGCTGGGGACCTGGGGCCCATTGGCTCCAAGACTGACTCCCCGTCCAAGAGGAGAG GTGTGAGAAAGAGGAGTCAACACCAGGGTCCTGAGGATATTTACCTGGATGACCTGAACGCTATGGAGCCTGATATTGTTGCACGCTACTTAGGTCCCAAGAG TGAGTCCGAGGCGGTCCCTAAGCACTGGGTAGAGGTGGGCCGGCGCGATGGGTCCCAGTCTCCCCAGTCTGTGGGCAGTGCAGCGGCCGACAGCGGGACCGATTGTCTGTCTGACTCGGCTGGGGATCTACCAGAtgtcaccctgtctctctgtggaggAGTCGGAGAGAACTCTGAAATCTCCAAAG AGAAATTCATGGAGCACATCATCACATATCACGAATTTGCTGAAAATCCAGCAATTATTGACAATCCCAATTTGGTGGTTAGAATTTCAAACCG atattACAACTGGACATTGGCAGCTCCGTTGATACTGAGTATGCAAGCTTTCCAGAAGAACCTGCCCAAG GCCACAGAGGAGGCGTGGGTGAAGGAGAAGATGCCTAAGAAGTCTGGCCGCTGGTGGTTCTGGAGGAAGAGCAGCGTCAAACAG TCTTCAGAGGCCAAGCTGGACAGACAGGAGTCCctgtcagagacacacagagacacagagagccctGTCCTTGATCAACAAAGTCCAGCAGTCCCACA GCAGAAAGCAGCAGCAGACTCCTCCAGTGATGAAGAATCTAAAGAGCTGAATGCACTGGCACCTACTGAGCGTGTGCAGACAGAGATTTCAGCACCAACCGGATCACACTCCTACAAGAAGTCTCTCCGCCTCTCATCTGACCAGATA GTGAGTCTGAAACTGAGGGAGGGGCCTAATGACGTCACCTTCAGCATCACCACTCAGTACCAGGGCACGTGTCGCTGCGAGGGCACCATTTACCTGTGGAACTGGGATGACAAAGTCATTATCTCCGACATCGACGGCACCATCACCAA GTCAGATGTGTTTGGCCAAATCCTCCCTCAGCTTGGAAAAGACTGGACTCATCAAGGCATCGCTAAGCTCTACCACTCAGTGCATGA GAATGGCTACAAGTTCCTGTACTGTTCGGCGCGGGCCATCGGCATGGCCGACATGACCAGAGGGTACCTGCACTGGGTGAACGACCGGGGTACCATCCTGCCTCAAGGACCCCTCATGCTCTCCCCTAGCAGCCTCTTCTCTGCCTTTCATAG GGAGGTAATTGAAAAGAAGCCAGAGAAGTTCAAGATTGAATGCCTCACAGACATCAAGAACCTCTTCTACCCAAACACACATCCCTTCTATGCAGCCTTTGGAAACCGAACAAAT GATGTGTTTGCCTATAAGCAAGTGGGTGTCCCTGTGTGTCGGATATTCACAGTCAATCCCAAAGGAGAGCTCATCCTAGAGCAATCAAAAGGCAATAAAACATCGTAA